A DNA window from Actinokineospora baliensis contains the following coding sequences:
- a CDS encoding WGR domain-containing protein: MSATTYLELSETGGGAHKFYEVRVEDTEVTITYGRIGEQGQVRTAAFADHAKALAAAAKKVGEKVRKGYAPAVKGERQRRPVSRREIVSTRSTARQAPVLWRFASGAPAFGIFIGEDRAWVGNENGDVYTLTHDGQVTGRFGLPDSVKCIVADDFWVYAGCDDGNVYDLGAKVPRVAYEIAGDVDIYWLDIHDGVLGVSDRHGGVTVVDHEDEFQWSRPSTGDSAWMVRNSAEGVFHGDSSGVTHYSGRGDRVWHTDTSGSVLFGWQERAEVFAGTSRGWVHRFAKSDGRERAAYRCDAAVFSCATSPDGEFVFAGDNQSSVYCFAADGTRLWKLGTGCGSAYSMQYRDERLYLVTTDGSLACVDASPAAVHAAEQGQLPTRHDIKAGSLDRVEATAEVEVITAPTDGVIVECVQHNGRVRVHVVSEGYDSSWGVQFPKNIRVPGARYVVTEVITSASGSFYRARGEIKRIR; encoded by the coding sequence ATGTCGGCCACGACCTACCTGGAGTTGTCCGAGACCGGCGGCGGTGCGCACAAGTTCTACGAGGTGCGCGTCGAGGACACCGAGGTGACCATCACCTACGGGCGGATCGGGGAGCAGGGCCAGGTCAGGACCGCCGCCTTCGCCGACCACGCCAAGGCGCTCGCGGCGGCGGCGAAGAAGGTCGGCGAGAAGGTCCGCAAGGGCTACGCACCCGCGGTCAAGGGCGAGCGCCAGCGCAGGCCGGTCAGCAGGCGCGAGATCGTCTCCACCCGCTCCACCGCGCGGCAGGCCCCGGTGCTGTGGCGCTTCGCCTCCGGCGCGCCGGCGTTCGGGATCTTCATCGGCGAGGACCGCGCCTGGGTCGGCAACGAGAACGGCGACGTCTACACGCTGACCCACGACGGCCAGGTCACCGGCCGGTTCGGCCTGCCGGACTCGGTCAAGTGCATCGTCGCCGACGACTTCTGGGTCTACGCCGGGTGCGACGACGGCAACGTCTACGACCTGGGCGCGAAGGTGCCCCGGGTGGCCTACGAGATCGCGGGCGATGTCGACATCTACTGGCTCGACATCCACGACGGCGTGCTCGGCGTGTCCGACCGGCACGGCGGCGTCACCGTCGTCGACCACGAGGACGAGTTCCAGTGGTCGCGGCCCAGCACCGGCGACAGCGCGTGGATGGTCCGCAACTCGGCCGAGGGCGTCTTCCACGGCGACTCCAGCGGCGTCACGCACTACTCCGGCCGCGGCGACCGCGTGTGGCACACCGACACCTCCGGCAGCGTGCTGTTCGGCTGGCAGGAGCGCGCCGAGGTCTTCGCCGGGACCAGCCGGGGCTGGGTGCACCGCTTCGCCAAGTCCGACGGCCGCGAGCGGGCCGCCTACCGCTGCGACGCCGCCGTGTTCTCCTGCGCCACCTCCCCGGACGGCGAGTTCGTCTTCGCGGGCGACAACCAGTCCTCTGTGTACTGCTTCGCCGCCGACGGCACCCGGCTGTGGAAACTGGGTACCGGCTGCGGTTCGGCGTACTCCATGCAGTACCGCGACGAGCGGCTGTACCTGGTGACCACCGACGGCTCACTGGCCTGTGTGGACGCCAGCCCGGCCGCGGTGCACGCCGCGGAGCAGGGGCAGCTGCCCACCCGCCACGACATCAAGGCGGGCAGCCTGGACCGCGTCGAGGCCACCGCCGAGGTCGAGGTCATCACCGCGCCGACCGACGGCGTCATCGTCGAGTGCGTCCAGCACAACGGCCGCGTCCGGGTGCACGTGGTCTCCGAGGGCTACGACTCCAGCTGGGGCGTCCAGTTCCCCAAGAACATCCGCGTGCCCGGTGCCCGCTACGTGGTCACCGAGGTCATCACCTCGGCCAGCGGGTCGTTCTACCGCGCCAGGGGCGAGATCAAGCGCATCCGGTAG
- a CDS encoding acyl-CoA desaturase, which yields MTTITPTVDEPRPAAKPVLGAPAGRAELVTIRLFLIIPFLALVAVVPAVWGWGIGWTEIAVGAGFYVVSGLGITVGYHRYFTHGAFKANRALRVALAVAGGLAAQGSVITWVADHRRHHAFSDREGDPHSPWLFGTSPLALAKGFWHAHMGWLFGSDRTNVERFAPDLAADPDIRAVDRLFPLWVVLSVGLPGVLVGLITWSWWGLLTGFLWAGLARVAFLHHITWSVNSICHMVGDRPFTSRDKSANFWPLAILSFGESWHNLHHADPTSARHGVRRGQFDISARVIWLFEKAGWARNVRWPDERRLARLTVAPAE from the coding sequence ATGACCACGATCACACCCACCGTCGACGAGCCCCGCCCGGCGGCCAAACCGGTCCTCGGCGCCCCGGCGGGGCGCGCGGAACTGGTGACCATCCGGCTCTTCCTGATCATCCCGTTCCTCGCCCTGGTCGCCGTGGTCCCCGCGGTGTGGGGGTGGGGGATCGGCTGGACGGAGATCGCCGTCGGTGCCGGGTTCTACGTCGTGTCCGGGTTGGGCATCACGGTGGGTTACCACCGCTACTTCACCCACGGCGCGTTCAAGGCCAACCGCGCGCTGCGGGTGGCCCTGGCGGTGGCCGGTGGGCTGGCCGCGCAGGGGTCGGTGATCACCTGGGTGGCCGACCACCGGCGCCACCACGCGTTCTCCGACCGGGAGGGCGACCCGCACTCGCCGTGGCTGTTCGGCACCTCGCCGCTGGCGCTGGCCAAGGGGTTCTGGCACGCGCACATGGGCTGGCTGTTCGGCAGCGACCGCACCAACGTCGAGCGGTTCGCCCCCGACCTGGCCGCCGACCCCGACATCCGCGCGGTCGACCGGCTGTTCCCGCTGTGGGTCGTGCTCAGCGTCGGCCTGCCCGGCGTGCTGGTCGGGCTGATCACCTGGTCCTGGTGGGGGCTGCTGACCGGGTTCCTGTGGGCCGGGCTGGCCAGGGTCGCGTTCCTGCACCACATCACCTGGTCGGTCAATTCGATCTGCCACATGGTCGGCGACCGGCCGTTCACCAGCCGCGACAAGTCGGCGAACTTCTGGCCGCTGGCGATCCTGTCCTTCGGCGAGTCCTGGCACAACCTGCACCACGCCGACCCGACCTCGGCGCGGCACGGGGTGCGCCGCGGCCAGTTCGACATCTCCGCCCGGGTGATCTGGCTGTTCGAGAAGGCGGGTTGGGCGCGCAACGTGCGCTGGCCGGACGAGCGCCGGTTGGCCCGGCTGACGGTCGCCCCAGCGGAGTAG
- a CDS encoding response regulator, translating into MITFGEPPGEAGKALFTALRDLYVAAGAPTVRAIAERTALSRDTVHRALTADRVPRWATVHDIVTALDGDTERFRQLWAAASGVIVTVGTGSGKTAALAAHAATRLRVAIVDDHQVVLDGLRVLLEDGGFEIVGTATDTPAAVAMVLEVEPDVVVMDVRMPSGNGIDATAEILTHRSDARVLILTSYSDDPTARDAVHAGARGFLLKDVSGDELVQAVGAIANGQTHWGHPAARRAANEPKQEVRRHRLTPRECEVLEAVSEGLSREDIAKRLNISVRTLDSHNAAIARKTGTRNRVQMALYAIEHGLVVPPRGHAGA; encoded by the coding sequence GTGATCACCTTCGGCGAGCCACCGGGGGAGGCGGGAAAGGCCCTCTTCACGGCGCTGAGGGATCTGTACGTCGCCGCTGGTGCGCCAACCGTGCGCGCCATCGCCGAACGGACCGCGCTCAGCCGTGACACCGTGCACCGGGCGCTCACGGCTGATCGGGTACCTAGGTGGGCCACCGTGCACGACATCGTCACCGCGCTGGACGGCGACACCGAGCGGTTTCGCCAACTGTGGGCCGCGGCGTCAGGTGTGATCGTCACGGTAGGTACTGGATCTGGGAAGACTGCTGCCTTGGCGGCACATGCTGCCACGCGACTCCGCGTCGCAATCGTCGATGACCACCAAGTGGTCCTTGACGGCCTGCGTGTGCTCCTCGAGGACGGGGGCTTCGAGATCGTGGGTACTGCCACTGATACGCCCGCGGCGGTGGCGATGGTGCTGGAGGTCGAGCCGGACGTCGTTGTGATGGACGTGCGGATGCCGAGCGGGAACGGCATCGACGCCACCGCTGAGATCCTCACGCATCGGTCGGACGCCCGTGTCCTCATCCTGACCTCGTACTCCGATGACCCGACGGCGCGGGACGCGGTCCATGCGGGCGCCCGCGGTTTTCTCCTCAAGGACGTCAGCGGCGACGAACTCGTCCAAGCGGTCGGCGCCATCGCGAACGGCCAGACCCACTGGGGTCATCCAGCCGCGCGGCGGGCTGCCAACGAACCAAAGCAAGAGGTGCGGCGACACCGCCTCACCCCTCGGGAGTGCGAGGTTCTGGAGGCCGTTTCGGAAGGGTTGTCACGAGAGGACATCGCCAAGAGGTTGAACATCAGCGTGCGCACGCTCGATTCGCACAACGCCGCGATCGCCCGCAAAACCGGGACGCGCAACCGAGTGCAGATGGCGCTCTACGCCATCGAGCACGGACTGGTCGTCCCGCCGCGCGGGCATGCGGGCGCTTGA
- a CDS encoding trypsin-like serine protease: MRERKLLLAVAVALAVVAVPVANAAEGPAVAATPTDQLKVPGGSAQVVNGQRTTVRENPFVIAGMRAGGGGPQGQSCTASVVGKRKIITAAHCMVDATGAKHYLYGDDDLNTTGDETFRTKLLSYKTHPKYTGTGGWQTGYDVAVVTTEDDLPVPESQWAKVAGSGDTALTQPGKSGTAVGYGRTSANGGSGVLYKTTLPVNDAANCQVFNIRVNPDLMLCIGYNDGRTATCTGDSGGPFTVDGVIVGVVSWGSSGCDRYSIMARLTNEMGDWARSEIGGTPPTDGKFTVAVSPAAGRADPGKYISATVATTVGDQSERLELSATGQPSGVAVKFQPASINSGESAKVTFDVAAGAAKGSYPITVSAKGTSGTKTATYTLTVGDGGSTDGPKPTASPSSATVSRGGSVKATVTVAGGTGASKLSATGLAFAPMFFPFSVTPGGSSQMSLFAPFQPGTYKVVITATDTAGKTGQTEFTLTVT; encoded by the coding sequence GTGAGAGAGCGCAAGCTGTTGCTCGCCGTCGCGGTGGCTTTGGCCGTGGTGGCGGTTCCGGTCGCGAACGCGGCTGAGGGGCCCGCGGTCGCGGCGACGCCGACCGATCAGCTCAAGGTGCCCGGGGGTAGCGCCCAGGTGGTCAACGGGCAGCGGACCACCGTGCGGGAGAACCCGTTCGTCATCGCCGGGATGCGGGCCGGGGGCGGTGGGCCGCAGGGCCAGTCGTGCACCGCGTCCGTGGTCGGCAAGCGCAAGATCATCACCGCCGCGCATTGCATGGTCGACGCGACCGGCGCTAAGCACTACCTCTACGGCGACGACGACCTCAACACCACCGGGGACGAGACCTTCCGCACGAAGCTGCTCTCGTACAAGACCCACCCGAAGTACACCGGGACCGGCGGCTGGCAGACCGGCTACGACGTCGCCGTCGTCACCACCGAGGACGACCTGCCGGTGCCCGAGAGCCAGTGGGCGAAGGTGGCCGGGTCCGGCGACACCGCGCTGACCCAGCCCGGCAAGAGCGGCACCGCGGTCGGCTACGGCCGGACCTCGGCCAACGGCGGCTCCGGCGTGCTCTACAAGACGACGCTGCCGGTCAACGACGCCGCCAACTGCCAGGTGTTCAACATCCGGGTCAACCCCGACCTGATGCTGTGCATCGGCTACAACGACGGCCGCACCGCGACCTGCACCGGCGACAGCGGCGGCCCGTTCACCGTCGACGGGGTGATCGTCGGGGTGGTGTCGTGGGGGTCCAGCGGCTGCGACCGCTACAGCATCATGGCGCGGCTGACCAACGAGATGGGCGACTGGGCCCGGTCGGAGATCGGCGGCACTCCCCCGACCGACGGCAAGTTCACCGTGGCGGTGTCCCCGGCCGCGGGCCGCGCCGACCCGGGCAAGTACATCTCGGCGACCGTGGCGACCACCGTCGGTGACCAGTCCGAGCGTCTGGAGCTCTCCGCGACCGGGCAGCCCTCGGGCGTCGCGGTGAAGTTCCAGCCCGCCTCGATCAACTCCGGTGAGTCGGCCAAGGTCACCTTCGACGTGGCGGCCGGGGCGGCCAAGGGCAGCTACCCGATCACGGTGTCGGCCAAGGGCACCAGCGGGACGAAGACGGCGACCTACACGCTCACCGTCGGCGACGGCGGGTCCACCGACGGTCCCAAGCCGACCGCTTCGCCTTCGTCGGCGACGGTGAGCCGGGGCGGGAGCGTGAAGGCCACCGTCACCGTGGCGGGCGGGACCGGCGCGAGCAAGCTGTCGGCGACCGGTCTGGCGTTCGCGCCGATGTTCTTCCCGTTCAGCGTCACCCCGGGCGGCAGCAGCCAGATGTCGCTGTTCGCCCCGTTCCAACCCGGCACCTACAAGGTCGTGATCACCGCGACCGACACGGCGGGCAAGACCGGTCAGACCGAGTTCACGCTCACCGTGACCTGA
- a CDS encoding ATP-binding protein produces MGYQADRAAERGAPGVWFRPAVTAPVARDRELAALTEAAKWPPSLVLVEGVAGVGKGTLVAELVRRQRIEHWVAARRCDPSRHQTPFGVLVDLLSTYPRALGPLGQAAGAVGSLVPELADRLPSSSDTSAAAVATGLREVIGAMGRVTLVVEDAQWADKWSLRVLRAIVDDPPAALTLVLTYRPEQVGASGPLGPRSGRMNRTRIVVEPLGRDGVELLAAEVVGEVSSAAVDALWRRTAGLPFAVAELVGAMGDPAVLRDADGTSAEQALDRAPVPWSVREEMTDQVRRLSTAAASVVRAAAVLRVPVPAQVLCAVAGAEMIEVGRLLRRAVLVETGPHIGIRYPLAARAVYESMPSGERRRLHERALAVLGGEWPAHQLATHARGAGAVREWVRHGVRAAEEAMAAGDDDTALGWLTDLVAEPALPAEELARLVTILCGHGLRGGGHREVIPVLERLFTDQRLPERVRAEVAIGLGLLLMRAPGDLPRADIKIRSAVRTPGVAEAWSLRGVAIFGMPYLGNRSVEECRRWQNLVFERIGAMPRGPARTALLASMVQSRLTLGDASAADLEDLLPSAVDPHDLEHLEQLSRARCNLADVCAWLGHYDHARALLAEGLRGAASAPYVRSTGLGTEVRLDWMAGRWAGLAERAEAIAVANAGSLPVAGEMRLVQGWLAIAAGDLARAKKCLRETGMTDPETGVAPVVLSAIAAMTTLLLDRGDIRSACTHADAGVALLRHQRVWAWAGDLTPVAVAAYAAAQRFEDARRLIDQAATGIATLDGPFLSAALNTARAHLAAATEPPHTAASLYTAAAAEHQSLGLPHIAATLTERAALLGAPHSFLDLAKTYESLGAVIAAARCRHHARRAGTPVRSTRGRRGYGRSLSPRETEIAHLLADGRTNREIAETLFLSRRTVEDHVANILRKHGSPTRAAYVADN; encoded by the coding sequence GTGGGCTACCAGGCCGATCGTGCAGCGGAGCGCGGCGCACCGGGCGTCTGGTTCCGGCCCGCCGTGACCGCTCCGGTGGCCAGGGACCGCGAGCTGGCCGCGCTGACCGAGGCCGCGAAGTGGCCGCCGTCGCTGGTGCTGGTCGAAGGGGTCGCCGGGGTCGGCAAGGGCACCCTGGTCGCCGAACTGGTGCGGCGGCAACGGATCGAGCACTGGGTCGCGGCCCGCCGGTGCGACCCGTCGAGGCACCAGACCCCGTTCGGGGTCTTGGTCGACCTGCTGAGCACGTACCCGCGCGCGCTCGGTCCACTCGGGCAGGCAGCGGGCGCGGTCGGCTCGCTGGTGCCCGAACTCGCCGACCGACTACCGTCCTCATCGGACACGTCAGCCGCCGCGGTCGCCACCGGGTTGCGCGAGGTGATCGGCGCCATGGGGCGGGTGACATTGGTGGTTGAAGACGCGCAGTGGGCCGACAAGTGGAGTCTGCGGGTCTTGCGGGCGATCGTGGACGACCCACCTGCGGCTCTGACTCTGGTCCTCACTTACCGGCCGGAGCAGGTCGGTGCCAGCGGTCCGCTGGGACCACGATCCGGGCGGATGAACCGGACCAGGATCGTGGTGGAGCCCCTGGGGCGCGACGGGGTTGAGCTGCTCGCGGCGGAAGTGGTGGGCGAGGTGTCGAGCGCGGCGGTGGACGCGTTGTGGCGGCGCACAGCGGGATTGCCGTTCGCGGTCGCTGAACTCGTTGGCGCGATGGGTGATCCGGCTGTACTCCGGGATGCTGATGGCACCTCGGCGGAACAGGCGCTCGACCGGGCTCCCGTGCCGTGGTCGGTCCGCGAGGAGATGACCGACCAGGTGCGACGACTCAGCACCGCGGCGGCCTCCGTCGTTCGCGCGGCAGCGGTGCTGCGGGTTCCGGTGCCCGCTCAGGTGTTGTGCGCGGTGGCGGGTGCGGAGATGATCGAGGTGGGCCGGTTGCTCCGCCGAGCCGTGCTGGTCGAGACGGGGCCACACATCGGGATCCGGTACCCGCTCGCTGCTCGAGCGGTGTACGAGTCGATGCCCAGCGGCGAGCGGCGGCGGTTGCACGAGCGCGCTTTGGCCGTGCTCGGGGGAGAGTGGCCCGCGCACCAACTGGCGACGCACGCGCGGGGTGCGGGCGCGGTCCGGGAGTGGGTGCGCCACGGTGTGCGCGCGGCGGAGGAGGCGATGGCGGCAGGGGACGATGACACCGCTTTGGGGTGGCTGACCGACCTGGTGGCCGAACCCGCTTTGCCCGCCGAGGAATTGGCCCGGCTCGTGACCATCCTCTGTGGACACGGTCTTCGCGGCGGCGGGCATCGGGAGGTGATTCCAGTGCTGGAGCGGCTGTTCACCGACCAGCGGTTGCCGGAGCGGGTGCGCGCCGAGGTCGCGATCGGGCTCGGTCTGCTGCTCATGCGCGCACCGGGCGACCTGCCGCGCGCCGACATCAAGATCCGGTCGGCGGTGCGCACCCCTGGGGTCGCCGAGGCGTGGAGCCTGCGCGGGGTGGCGATCTTCGGAATGCCCTACCTCGGCAACCGGTCGGTCGAGGAGTGCCGCCGCTGGCAGAACCTGGTGTTCGAGCGCATCGGTGCGATGCCCAGAGGTCCGGCTCGCACCGCACTGCTGGCCAGCATGGTGCAGTCGCGGCTGACCCTCGGCGACGCCAGTGCGGCCGACCTGGAGGACTTGCTGCCGTCAGCGGTCGACCCGCACGACCTCGAGCACCTGGAGCAACTGAGCCGCGCGCGGTGCAACCTCGCGGACGTGTGCGCGTGGCTCGGCCACTACGACCACGCCAGGGCACTGCTCGCCGAGGGTCTGCGCGGGGCGGCGTCCGCGCCGTACGTGCGCAGCACCGGGCTGGGCACCGAAGTCAGGCTCGACTGGATGGCCGGGCGCTGGGCCGGGTTGGCCGAGCGCGCGGAGGCGATCGCCGTCGCCAACGCCGGGTCGTTGCCGGTCGCGGGTGAGATGCGTTTGGTCCAGGGGTGGCTGGCGATCGCGGCGGGTGACCTCGCGCGGGCCAAGAAGTGCTTGCGCGAGACGGGGATGACCGATCCGGAGACCGGTGTCGCTCCCGTGGTGCTGTCAGCCATCGCGGCGATGACCACCTTGCTGTTGGACCGAGGTGACATCCGATCGGCCTGCACGCACGCCGACGCCGGTGTCGCACTCTTGCGCCACCAACGGGTCTGGGCCTGGGCAGGCGACCTCACCCCGGTAGCCGTCGCCGCTTACGCAGCCGCGCAACGCTTCGAAGACGCCCGGCGACTGATCGACCAGGCCGCGACCGGCATCGCCACCCTGGACGGCCCCTTCCTGAGCGCAGCCCTCAACACGGCCCGAGCCCACTTGGCAGCCGCCACCGAACCACCCCACACCGCCGCCTCCCTGTACACCGCCGCCGCGGCCGAACACCAGAGCCTCGGCCTGCCCCACATCGCCGCCACCCTCACCGAACGCGCCGCCCTCCTAGGAGCACCCCACTCGTTCCTGGACCTGGCCAAGACCTACGAATCCCTCGGCGCCGTCATCGC